One genomic segment of Persephonella sp. includes these proteins:
- a CDS encoding PIN domain-containing protein, producing the protein MVVVDTNLWIYLFTNQDIQKRQIVKELLKSLASNTGILISTQIYKELARVLKDKIKLSNRETLEILSAIEKLTLIYPEMPADIKNAIDIRQRYRLKFFDSVIIAFCFRNNIKVLLTEDITIPKVKYQNKELKLINPLK; encoded by the coding sequence TTGGTTGTAGTTGATACAAATCTTTGGATTTACCTTTTTACAAACCAAGATATTCAAAAAAGACAGATAGTAAAAGAGCTTTTAAAATCTCTTGCTTCAAATACCGGTATTCTTATTTCTACACAAATTTATAAGGAACTCGCAAGGGTTCTAAAAGATAAAATAAAACTTTCCAATAGAGAAACTCTGGAAATATTATCAGCCATTGAGAAATTAACCCTTATTTATCCGGAAATGCCTGCGGACATAAAAAATGCAATAGATATAAGGCAGAGATACAGATTAAAATTCTTTGATAGCGTGATAATAGCATTTTGCTTTAGAAATAATATAAAAGTTTTGCTTACGGAAGATATAACAATACCAAAAGTAAAGTATCAAAATAAAGAGCTAAAATTAATTAATCCCTTAAAATAA
- a CDS encoding fumarylacetoacetate hydrolase family protein has translation MKGVILENEIICPSKVICVGRNYTKHIEELGNKNPEEIVFFIKPNSSISTQLIKPDKKCRYEGEISFIFRNSQIAGIGFGIDLTLVDEQNRLKSKGLPWEKAKAFDNSAVFSQFVKIEPHQINNLKMELWINGQLKQAGGVSDMIYKPDEIIREMKKYFSVYDGDILMCGTPSGVGEFEKGDIFTGKILIDNKPIIEAQWTVK, from the coding sequence ATGAAAGGAGTGATACTTGAAAATGAGATAATCTGTCCTTCAAAGGTGATATGTGTAGGTAGAAACTATACAAAGCATATTGAGGAGCTTGGGAATAAAAATCCAGAGGAAATAGTATTTTTTATAAAACCTAACTCCTCTATCTCAACTCAGCTTATAAAGCCAGACAAAAAATGCAGATATGAAGGAGAAATCTCTTTTATTTTTAGAAACAGTCAGATAGCAGGCATAGGATTTGGGATAGACCTTACACTTGTTGATGAACAAAACAGACTAAAAAGTAAAGGACTACCATGGGAAAAGGCAAAGGCATTTGATAACTCTGCTGTGTTTTCCCAGTTTGTCAAAATAGAGCCTCACCAGATAAACAATCTAAAAATGGAACTGTGGATAAATGGGCAACTAAAACAGGCAGGTGGCGTGTCTGATATGATTTATAAACCTGATGAGATTATTAGGGAAATGAAGAAGTATTTTTCTGTATATGATGGAGATATTCTGATGTGCGGCACTCCTTCAGGGGTTGGAGAATTTGAAAAAGGAGATATTTTTACAGGAAAAATCCTGATAGATAATAAACCTATAATAGAGGCGCAATGGACAGTAAAATAA